In one Streptomyces sp. NBC_00597 genomic region, the following are encoded:
- a CDS encoding cation acetate symporter encodes MSDTLALPLAADFAAGATEHRPLIMTLFGLFVVATLVITIWAGRQTKDAADFYAGGRQFTGFQNGLAISGDYMSAASFLGIAGAIALFGYDGFLYSIGFLVAWLVALLLVAEPLRNSGRYTMGDVLAFRMRQRPVRTAAGTSTIVVSIFYLLAQMAGAGVLVSLLLGITSDGGKVAVVALVGVLMILYVTIGGMKGTTWVQMIKAVLLIAGTLLITFLVLLKFNFNISDLLGKAAENSGQGAKFLEPGLKYGKDSTTKLDFISLGIALVLGTAGLPHILIRFYTVPTAKAARKSVNWAIGIIGAFYLMTIALGFGAAALLKRTDILASNKAGNTAAPLLAQEVGGGAGSTGGAVLLAVISAVAFATILAVVAGLTLASSSSFAHDLYVNVIRKGNATEKEEVRAARWSTVVIGAVAIGLGALARDLNVAGLVALAFAVAASANLPTILYSLFWKRFTTRGALWSIYGGLVSAVVLVLFSPVVSGKPTSMFKDADFYWFPLENPGIVSIPLGFLLGWLGTLLSKEEADPKKFAELEVRSLTGTGAH; translated from the coding sequence ATGAGCGACACCCTCGCGCTCCCCCTCGCGGCGGACTTCGCCGCCGGGGCCACCGAGCACCGGCCGCTGATCATGACCCTGTTCGGGCTGTTCGTCGTCGCCACCCTCGTCATCACGATCTGGGCCGGCCGCCAGACCAAGGACGCCGCCGACTTCTACGCGGGCGGCCGCCAGTTCACCGGCTTCCAGAACGGCCTGGCCATCTCCGGCGACTACATGTCCGCCGCGTCCTTCCTCGGCATCGCCGGCGCCATCGCGCTCTTCGGGTACGACGGCTTCCTCTACTCCATCGGCTTCCTCGTGGCCTGGCTGGTCGCCCTGCTGCTCGTCGCCGAGCCGCTGCGCAACTCCGGCCGCTACACGATGGGCGACGTCCTCGCGTTCCGGATGCGCCAGCGGCCCGTCCGTACCGCCGCCGGCACCTCCACCATCGTGGTCTCGATCTTCTATCTGCTCGCCCAGATGGCGGGCGCCGGCGTGCTCGTCTCGCTGCTCCTCGGCATCACGAGCGACGGCGGCAAGGTCGCCGTCGTCGCGCTGGTCGGCGTGCTGATGATCCTCTACGTCACCATCGGCGGCATGAAGGGCACCACCTGGGTCCAGATGATCAAGGCGGTCCTGCTCATCGCGGGCACCCTGCTCATCACCTTCCTGGTGCTGTTGAAGTTCAACTTCAACATCTCCGACCTGCTGGGCAAGGCGGCCGAGAACAGCGGCCAGGGCGCCAAGTTCCTGGAGCCCGGCCTCAAGTACGGCAAGGACTCGACGACCAAGCTGGACTTCATCTCGCTCGGCATCGCACTGGTCCTCGGCACCGCCGGCCTGCCGCACATCCTGATCCGCTTCTACACGGTGCCCACGGCCAAGGCCGCCCGCAAGTCCGTGAACTGGGCCATCGGCATCATCGGCGCCTTCTACCTGATGACCATCGCCCTCGGCTTCGGCGCCGCCGCCCTGCTCAAGCGGACCGACATCCTCGCCTCCAACAAGGCCGGCAACACCGCCGCCCCGCTGCTCGCCCAGGAGGTCGGCGGCGGAGCCGGCTCCACGGGCGGCGCGGTCCTGCTCGCCGTGATCTCCGCGGTCGCGTTCGCCACCATCCTCGCGGTGGTGGCCGGGCTCACCCTCGCCTCGTCCTCGTCCTTCGCCCACGACCTGTACGTCAACGTGATCCGCAAGGGCAATGCCACCGAGAAGGAGGAGGTCCGGGCGGCCCGCTGGTCCACCGTCGTGATCGGCGCCGTCGCCATCGGCCTCGGCGCCCTGGCCCGCGACCTCAACGTCGCCGGGCTCGTCGCCCTCGCCTTCGCGGTCGCCGCCTCCGCGAACCTGCCGACGATCCTCTACAGCCTCTTCTGGAAGCGCTTCACCACCCGGGGCGCACTGTGGTCCATCTACGGAGGCCTCGTCTCCGCGGTCGTCCTGGTGCTGTTCTCCCCGGTCGTCTCCGGAAAGCCCACCTCGATGTTCAAGGACGCCGACTTCTACTGGTTCCCCCTGGAGAACCCGGGCATCGTCTCGATCCCGCTCGGCTTCCTGCTGGGCTGGCTGGGAACCCTCCTGTCCAAGGAGGAGGCCGACCCCAAGAAGTTCGCGGAACTTGAGGTCCGCTCCCTCACGGGAACGGGCGCGCACTGA
- a CDS encoding zinc-dependent alcohol dehydrogenase family protein, with translation MRATVIHAPHDIRVEEVPDAAIQRPEDAVVRVLRACICGSDLWAYRGEAERQPGQRIGHEFLGIVEETGPSVSGLKAGDLVVAPFMWSDGTCDYCSEGLHTSCVDGGFWGSVGHDGGQGEAVRVPHADGTLVKLPADAVSDDHLLTGLLALSDVMGTGHHAALGAGVRKGSTVAVVGDGAVGLCGVLAAKRLGAERIIALGRHTVRTDIAKLFGATDVVAERGEAAEAAVRELTGGQGAHAVIEAVGTEQSMRTAVNITRDGGAIGYVGVPHGSGTGLDLGVMFDRNITLRGGVAPVRAYIPELLADVLSGAIDPAPVFDRAVSLDEVPDGYRAMDDRSALKVLIKP, from the coding sequence ATGCGAGCCACCGTCATCCACGCCCCGCACGACATCCGCGTGGAGGAGGTGCCCGACGCTGCGATCCAGCGCCCCGAGGACGCCGTCGTCCGCGTGCTGCGCGCCTGCATCTGCGGCAGCGACCTGTGGGCCTACCGCGGCGAGGCCGAGCGCCAGCCCGGCCAGCGCATCGGCCACGAGTTCCTCGGCATCGTCGAGGAGACCGGCCCGTCCGTGTCCGGCCTCAAAGCCGGCGATCTCGTCGTCGCCCCCTTCATGTGGTCCGACGGCACCTGCGACTACTGCTCCGAGGGCCTGCACACCTCTTGCGTGGACGGCGGCTTCTGGGGCTCGGTCGGCCACGACGGCGGGCAGGGCGAGGCCGTCCGTGTCCCGCACGCCGACGGCACCCTCGTGAAGCTGCCCGCGGACGCCGTCTCCGACGACCACCTGCTGACCGGCCTGCTCGCACTGTCCGACGTCATGGGCACCGGGCACCACGCCGCCCTGGGCGCAGGCGTCCGCAAGGGCTCCACCGTGGCCGTCGTCGGCGACGGCGCGGTCGGCCTGTGCGGGGTCCTCGCCGCCAAGCGCCTCGGCGCCGAGCGGATCATCGCACTGGGTCGGCACACCGTCCGTACGGACATCGCCAAGCTCTTCGGGGCCACCGACGTCGTCGCCGAGCGCGGCGAGGCCGCCGAGGCCGCCGTCCGCGAGCTCACCGGCGGCCAGGGCGCCCACGCGGTCATCGAGGCCGTCGGCACCGAGCAGTCCATGCGCACCGCCGTGAACATCACCCGCGACGGCGGGGCCATCGGCTACGTCGGCGTTCCGCACGGCAGCGGCACGGGCCTCGACCTCGGCGTCATGTTCGACCGCAACATCACCCTGCGCGGCGGCGTCGCCCCGGTGCGCGCGTACATCCCGGAGCTGCTGGCGGACGTGCTGAGCGGCGCGATCGACCCGGCGCCCGTCTTCGACCGCGCCGTGTCCCTGGACGAGGTCCCGGACGGCTACCGTGCGATGGACGACCGCAGCGCGCTGAAGGTGCTCATCAAGCCCTGA
- a CDS encoding S8 family serine peptidase yields MAHLGSGRRRIAVPIGLALTASLAFLPSVAASAAPLGNTAGTATAAKPDTTGPKLSYVANLNTYATVKAAKKAVERAGGTVVTSYEQIGVVVAHSQNPDFAKQLRAQRGLFVSVGATRTAPLQPVQTTEEGTTQKLSAADAAKAAAAAADGQEPLEPNQWDLRAIKADQAHKINDGSPDVTVGVIDTGVDDTHPDLAANFSKGQSANCVGGVADTTDGAWRPYPDGSDHGTHVAGTIAAARNGIGISGVAPGVKVAAIKVSEPGTSLFFTEAVVCGFMFAAEKGIEVTNNSYYVDPWLYNCKADEDQKALVEALGRATKYAERKGVLSVASAGNSNHDLASNAIVDDTSPDDGTPVPRTIDPHVCLDIPTQLPGVVTVSATGDQGIRSYYSSFGLGVVDVAAPGGDKWQIPATPDANGRVLSTLPGGGYGYKQGTSMAGPHVAGVAALLKSAHPQATPSQLQAMLKAQATKAACPEKLYDATGALVDATTCQSKWGQTGYYGYGVVDALKAVK; encoded by the coding sequence ATGGCTCATCTGGGATCCGGTCGCCGGCGTATCGCCGTACCGATCGGCCTGGCGCTCACCGCCTCGCTCGCCTTCCTGCCCTCGGTCGCGGCCTCCGCCGCCCCGCTGGGCAACACGGCGGGTACGGCGACCGCGGCGAAGCCCGACACCACGGGCCCGAAGCTCTCGTACGTCGCGAACCTGAACACGTACGCCACGGTCAAGGCCGCGAAGAAGGCCGTCGAGCGGGCCGGCGGAACGGTGGTGACGTCCTACGAGCAGATCGGGGTCGTCGTCGCACACTCCCAGAACCCGGACTTCGCCAAGCAGCTGCGCGCGCAGCGCGGCCTTTTCGTGTCGGTCGGCGCCACCCGGACGGCCCCCCTCCAGCCGGTGCAGACCACCGAGGAGGGCACGACGCAGAAGCTGAGCGCGGCGGACGCCGCCAAGGCGGCGGCAGCCGCCGCGGACGGTCAGGAGCCGCTGGAGCCCAACCAGTGGGACCTGCGGGCGATCAAGGCCGATCAGGCGCACAAGATCAACGATGGCAGCCCGGACGTCACCGTGGGCGTCATCGACACGGGTGTCGACGACACCCACCCGGACCTCGCGGCGAACTTCTCCAAGGGCCAGTCGGCGAACTGCGTCGGCGGTGTCGCGGACACCACCGACGGCGCGTGGCGCCCGTACCCCGACGGCAGCGACCACGGCACGCACGTCGCCGGGACCATCGCGGCCGCGCGCAACGGCATCGGCATCTCGGGCGTCGCCCCGGGCGTGAAGGTCGCCGCCATCAAGGTCAGCGAGCCGGGCACCAGCCTGTTCTTCACCGAGGCGGTCGTCTGCGGCTTCATGTTCGCCGCCGAGAAGGGGATCGAGGTGACCAACAACAGCTACTACGTCGACCCCTGGCTCTACAACTGCAAGGCGGACGAGGACCAGAAGGCGCTGGTGGAGGCCCTCGGCCGGGCGACCAAGTACGCCGAGCGCAAGGGCGTCCTCAGCGTGGCCTCTGCCGGGAACTCGAACCACGACCTGGCGTCGAACGCGATAGTCGACGACACGAGCCCGGACGACGGCACCCCGGTCCCGCGCACGATCGACCCGCACGTCTGCCTGGACATTCCCACCCAGCTCCCGGGTGTGGTCACGGTGAGCGCGACCGGTGACCAGGGCATCAGGTCGTACTACTCCAGCTTCGGCCTGGGCGTCGTCGACGTCGCCGCCCCCGGCGGCGACAAGTGGCAGATTCCGGCCACCCCGGACGCCAACGGTCGTGTGCTGTCCACCCTGCCGGGCGGCGGCTACGGCTACAAGCAGGGCACTTCGATGGCCGGACCGCACGTGGCGGGCGTGGCGGCGCTGCTCAAGAGCGCCCACCCGCAGGCCACGCCCTCGCAGCTCCAGGCCATGCTGAAGGCCCAGGCCACGAAGGCGGCCTGCCCGGAGAAGCTGTACGACGCCACGGGCGCGCTGGTCGACGCCACCACCTGCCAGAGCAAGTGGGGCCAGACCGGCTACTACGGCTACGGCGTGGTGGACGCGCTGAAGGCCGTGAAGTAG
- a CDS encoding DUF485 domain-containing protein, with protein MTTEAAPPHGSAVTPAASPTAEEFESVQQSAEFAELRTSYRSFAFPLTVAFIAWYLLYVLLSNYAGGFMGTKLFGNVNVALVFGLAQFATTFLIAYLYSRHAAAKLDPKAAAIKARMEAGE; from the coding sequence GTGACCACCGAAGCAGCGCCGCCGCACGGCAGCGCGGTAACGCCCGCGGCGAGCCCCACGGCCGAAGAGTTCGAAAGCGTCCAGCAGAGCGCCGAATTCGCCGAACTGCGCACTTCCTACCGCTCCTTCGCCTTCCCTCTCACCGTGGCCTTCATCGCCTGGTACCTGCTCTACGTCCTGCTGTCCAACTACGCCGGCGGGTTCATGGGGACCAAGCTCTTCGGCAACGTCAACGTCGCCCTCGTGTTCGGCCTCGCCCAGTTCGCGACGACCTTCCTCATCGCGTACCTGTACTCCCGGCACGCCGCCGCGAAGCTCGACCCCAAGGCCGCGGCGATCAAGGCGCGGATGGAGGCCGGCGAATGA
- a CDS encoding amidohydrolase family protein, giving the protein MTGDRYTVISADCHAGADLLDYKPYLEKRYHEEFDAWAATYVNPYEDLLADTADRNWNSARRLSELEADGIVAEVVFPNTIPPFFPKASLMAQPPTAAEYTMRWAGLQAHNRWLADFCADAPGRRAGVVQILLNDVDAAVKEIRRTKEAGLTGGILLPGVPPGSSVPELHSAAYDPIWAVCDELDVPVNHHGGSASPPLGDEPAARAVFMVETTWFSHRALWHLIFGGAFRRHPGLKLVLTEQGSGWIPGVLDMLDYYHGRLVAASATAEAKFGAGLAESMGKGPSEVWRDNCFVGASFMRPHEVPLRERIGLDKIMWGSDYPHDEGTTPYSREGLRIAYAGLPRDEVAAMAGGNAARVYGFDLSLLDGLAAKHGPLVTEIAEPLTQVPPEATSPAFARGGSVRVW; this is encoded by the coding sequence GTGACGGGCGACCGCTACACGGTCATCTCGGCGGACTGCCACGCCGGCGCGGACCTGCTGGACTACAAGCCGTACCTGGAGAAGCGGTACCACGAGGAGTTCGACGCCTGGGCCGCCACGTACGTGAACCCGTACGAGGACCTCCTCGCGGACACCGCGGACCGCAACTGGAACTCGGCGCGGCGGCTGTCCGAACTGGAGGCGGACGGCATCGTGGCCGAGGTCGTCTTCCCCAACACCATCCCGCCGTTCTTCCCCAAGGCCTCCTTGATGGCCCAGCCGCCGACGGCCGCGGAGTACACGATGCGGTGGGCCGGGCTCCAGGCCCACAACCGCTGGCTGGCGGACTTCTGCGCGGACGCGCCGGGCCGCCGGGCGGGCGTGGTCCAGATCCTGCTGAACGACGTGGACGCGGCGGTGAAGGAGATCCGCCGCACGAAGGAGGCGGGCCTCACGGGCGGCATCCTGCTGCCCGGCGTGCCGCCCGGCTCGTCGGTCCCGGAGCTCCACTCGGCGGCGTACGACCCGATCTGGGCGGTGTGCGACGAGCTGGACGTCCCCGTCAACCACCACGGCGGCTCGGCGTCGCCGCCGCTCGGCGACGAACCGGCGGCCCGGGCCGTCTTCATGGTGGAGACCACCTGGTTCTCGCACCGAGCCCTGTGGCACCTCATCTTCGGCGGGGCCTTCCGCCGCCACCCCGGCCTCAAGCTGGTCCTGACGGAGCAGGGCTCCGGCTGGATCCCGGGCGTGCTGGACATGCTGGACTACTACCACGGCCGCCTGGTCGCGGCCTCGGCCACGGCGGAGGCCAAGTTCGGGGCGGGCCTGGCCGAGTCCATGGGCAAGGGCCCGAGCGAGGTCTGGCGGGACAACTGTTTCGTGGGGGCCAGCTTCATGCGCCCCCACGAGGTCCCGCTGCGGGAGCGGATCGGCCTCGACAAGATCATGTGGGGCAGCGACTACCCCCACGACGAGGGCACCACCCCGTACTCCCGCGAAGGCCTGCGCATCGCGTACGCGGGCCTCCCCCGGGACGAGGTCGCCGCGATGGCCGGCGGCAACGCGGCCCGCGTGTACGGCTTCGACCTCTCCCTCCTCGACGGCCTGGCGGCGAAGCACGGCCCGCTGGTGACGGAGATCGCCGAGCCGCTGACGCAGGTCCCGCCCGAAGCCACCAGCCCCGCGTTCGCCCGGGGCGGCTCGGTCCGGGTCTGGTGA
- a CDS encoding lysoplasmalogenase, producing MSDTDSRTPSWARPAAAAADGAAGRILLAAFAAATVVDLGSLLAGWHLGHVIAKPLLMPLLVAHVVTRRAPGLLIAALLFGWGGDLALLFDAEPAFLVGMGSFAAGHVCYLVLFGRRGTHPALGGAYAVALLGTVALLWGDLPAGLRIPVAGYSLLLTAMAYRSSALGLRAGLGGALFLLSDTLIATGVADWPQLPRLDFWIMATYVAAQYLLATGALAPAQAYGRTVLQD from the coding sequence GTGAGCGACACCGACTCCCGTACGCCCTCCTGGGCGCGCCCCGCGGCGGCAGCCGCCGACGGGGCGGCCGGCCGGATCCTGCTCGCCGCCTTCGCCGCCGCGACCGTCGTCGACCTCGGCTCGCTGCTGGCCGGCTGGCACCTCGGGCACGTCATCGCCAAGCCGCTGCTGATGCCGCTGCTCGTCGCCCACGTGGTCACCCGGCGGGCTCCCGGGCTGCTGATCGCCGCCCTGCTGTTCGGATGGGGCGGGGACCTGGCGCTGCTCTTCGACGCCGAGCCCGCCTTCCTCGTCGGCATGGGATCCTTCGCCGCCGGGCACGTCTGCTACCTCGTGCTCTTCGGTCGGCGCGGTACGCATCCCGCGCTCGGGGGCGCGTACGCCGTCGCCCTCCTGGGGACCGTCGCGCTGCTCTGGGGCGACCTGCCAGCCGGTCTGCGCATCCCGGTCGCCGGGTACAGCCTGCTGCTCACCGCCATGGCCTACCGCTCCAGCGCCCTCGGCCTGCGCGCCGGCCTCGGCGGGGCGCTGTTCCTGCTCTCCGACACGCTGATCGCCACCGGCGTCGCCGACTGGCCGCAGCTGCCCCGCCTCGACTTCTGGATCATGGCCACCTACGTCGCCGCCCAGTACCTGCTGGCCACCGGGGCTCTCGCCCCGGCGCAGGCGTACGGTAGGACAGTCCTACAAGACTGA
- a CDS encoding NACHT domain-containing protein: MTGFETVLLKVAGTAAGALVKSLLGRAPGAGLAADPVHPAARWQRPEELGGPEVRRLAHVLAARLGEATGRLPEHERLAVVDAVGDAFAALGTLDAEALFAADLDPAALAAMLAPPRGAALSEAAESVYRDLVALCCAHAVEYTTTLPGFGARAEVELIRRTGELTRVVERMGRREDGAAHAFEERYARYVADTHGRLQLFGLTFSQARAEWPLDLAYISLAVSGEQLLEEPGRHSAMKTELALSASERVLLRGPAGSGKSTLVQWLALNAARRSFKAGLHHWNTLVPFVLRLRSFNSPEGLPMPQDWLRASGVPLRAPDGWVENLLSQGRALVLVDGVDEVPSKFRSRTEEWLRSLLAAYPRARYVVTTRPSAVPEDWLTAQGFSLLSLLPMERADVSAFITHWHDSARAECGSEEERDSLERYEKSLIQSVGSRRDLGWLASNPLMCALLCALNRDRHMHLPRARKELYDAALDMLLVRRDTERDISGVEGVYLSRDEQTLLLQRLAYWLIRNGQVEASCTEAQEMVGEWLAAMPQVRAQAGVEQVFRHLLIRSGLLREPVPGSVHFVHRTFQDYLGAKAAVEARDFGVLVGNAHEDAWEDVVRMAVGHARPDERARLLRQLLRRADKVKRDQSRLVLLAAACLEHAPELDPAVWHEVEARTAHLLPPHSVGQAEELAKAGELVLELLPGPAGLDEQQAAAVIRTAALVGGERALQVIAGFRRDDRYDVVHELSDSWGRFPNDAYADAVLADAPVRVGHLHVRTPEQLSVLGRMPHVQRVHLTWNGAIPTDISGRRDLEWLVIHRNPALTDLAPLAGHPKLRHLGVLDCPEVTGIEAVAELAAADSLAFGYLREGLSLAPLAAVEGLKSLVIGFEPEQRWIGDVPAAEGLTSLALWQGVRRMTLDGIERWPGVKDLTIAGSLQYRQLVRSLPLPGLGSLQIRHAASVSAAALVPYRHLTELVLIRCAFEGTLEPLTELPGLRLLVLRECLGTLDLSPFADTDGLVIEVDRRTSVVGGERLPPGRLVFRH; encoded by the coding sequence ATGACGGGCTTCGAGACGGTTCTCTTAAAGGTGGCGGGGACGGCGGCGGGAGCGCTGGTGAAGTCCCTACTGGGCCGCGCACCGGGCGCGGGACTGGCCGCCGACCCGGTGCATCCGGCGGCCCGCTGGCAGCGCCCGGAGGAACTGGGCGGGCCGGAGGTCCGCCGGCTGGCCCACGTACTGGCCGCGCGCCTGGGCGAGGCAACGGGCCGCTTGCCGGAGCACGAACGCCTGGCGGTGGTCGACGCGGTGGGCGACGCGTTCGCCGCACTGGGGACGCTGGACGCGGAGGCCCTCTTCGCGGCGGACCTGGACCCGGCGGCCCTGGCCGCGATGCTGGCGCCGCCGCGCGGCGCGGCCCTGAGCGAGGCGGCCGAGTCCGTCTACCGCGACCTGGTCGCCCTGTGCTGCGCGCACGCCGTGGAGTACACGACGACGCTGCCGGGCTTCGGGGCGCGCGCGGAGGTGGAGCTGATCCGCCGCACCGGCGAGCTGACGCGCGTCGTGGAGCGGATGGGGCGGCGCGAGGACGGCGCGGCCCACGCGTTCGAGGAGCGGTACGCGCGCTACGTCGCCGATACCCACGGCCGCCTCCAGCTGTTCGGCCTGACCTTCAGCCAGGCCCGTGCGGAGTGGCCGCTGGACCTGGCGTACATCAGCCTGGCGGTGAGCGGCGAGCAGCTGCTGGAGGAGCCCGGCCGCCACTCGGCCATGAAGACCGAGCTGGCCTTGAGCGCCTCCGAGCGCGTCCTGCTGCGCGGCCCGGCGGGTTCGGGCAAGAGCACCCTGGTGCAGTGGCTGGCCCTGAACGCGGCGAGGCGGAGCTTCAAGGCCGGCCTGCACCACTGGAACACCCTCGTCCCCTTCGTCCTACGGCTGCGCTCGTTCAACTCGCCCGAGGGCCTGCCGATGCCGCAGGACTGGCTGCGCGCCTCGGGGGTGCCGCTGCGCGCGCCGGACGGCTGGGTCGAGAACCTGCTGTCCCAAGGGCGGGCGCTCGTCCTGGTCGACGGGGTCGACGAAGTGCCGTCCAAGTTCCGCAGCCGCACGGAGGAGTGGCTCAGATCCCTGCTCGCGGCCTATCCCCGGGCCCGTTACGTGGTGACCACCCGGCCGTCGGCGGTCCCGGAGGACTGGCTGACCGCGCAGGGCTTCTCCCTCCTGTCCCTGCTGCCGATGGAGCGCGCCGACGTGAGCGCGTTCATCACGCACTGGCACGACTCCGCCCGCGCGGAGTGCGGCTCCGAGGAGGAGCGGGACAGCCTGGAGCGGTACGAGAAGTCGCTCATCCAGTCCGTCGGCTCCCGCCGGGACCTCGGATGGCTGGCCTCGAACCCCCTCATGTGCGCCTTGCTGTGCGCCCTGAACCGGGACCGCCACATGCACCTGCCCCGGGCCCGTAAGGAGCTGTACGACGCCGCCTTGGACATGCTCCTGGTGCGCCGGGACACCGAACGGGACATATCAGGCGTCGAGGGCGTGTACCTCAGTAGGGACGAGCAGACCCTGCTGCTCCAGCGGCTCGCGTACTGGCTCATCCGCAACGGCCAGGTGGAGGCGTCCTGCACGGAGGCGCAGGAGATGGTCGGCGAGTGGCTCGCTGCCATGCCCCAGGTGCGGGCGCAGGCAGGAGTCGAGCAGGTGTTCCGGCACCTGCTGATCCGCAGCGGGCTGCTCCGCGAACCGGTACCGGGGTCGGTCCACTTCGTGCACCGGACCTTCCAGGACTACCTGGGCGCCAAAGCGGCCGTGGAAGCACGGGACTTCGGCGTGCTGGTGGGCAACGCCCACGAGGACGCGTGGGAGGACGTGGTCCGCATGGCCGTCGGGCACGCCCGCCCCGATGAGCGTGCGCGCCTGCTCCGGCAGCTGCTGCGGCGGGCCGACAAGGTCAAGCGGGACCAGAGCCGGCTGGTCCTGCTGGCCGCGGCCTGCCTGGAGCACGCCCCGGAGCTGGACCCCGCGGTCTGGCACGAGGTGGAGGCGCGTACGGCGCACCTGCTGCCGCCGCACTCGGTGGGGCAGGCCGAGGAGCTGGCCAAGGCGGGCGAACTGGTCCTGGAACTCCTGCCGGGCCCGGCGGGCCTGGACGAGCAGCAGGCCGCCGCCGTCATCCGCACGGCCGCACTGGTCGGCGGCGAGCGGGCGCTCCAGGTCATCGCCGGCTTCCGCAGGGACGACCGCTACGACGTGGTCCACGAACTGTCCGACTCCTGGGGGCGGTTCCCCAACGACGCGTACGCGGACGCGGTCCTGGCCGATGCCCCCGTGCGCGTCGGGCACCTGCACGTCCGCACGCCGGAGCAGCTGTCCGTGCTCGGCCGGATGCCCCACGTCCAACGGGTCCACCTCACGTGGAACGGCGCCATCCCGACGGATATCTCCGGGCGGCGGGACCTGGAGTGGCTGGTCATCCACCGCAATCCGGCGCTGACCGATCTCGCACCGCTGGCTGGACACCCGAAGCTCCGGCACCTCGGCGTACTGGACTGCCCGGAGGTCACGGGCATCGAGGCGGTCGCCGAGCTGGCGGCGGCGGACAGCCTCGCCTTCGGCTACCTCCGGGAGGGGCTCTCGCTGGCCCCGCTGGCGGCGGTCGAGGGGCTCAAGTCCCTGGTCATCGGGTTCGAGCCGGAACAGCGGTGGATCGGGGACGTCCCGGCGGCCGAGGGGCTGACGTCCCTGGCCCTGTGGCAAGGCGTCCGCCGGATGACCCTCGACGGGATCGAGCGGTGGCCGGGGGTGAAGGACCTGACGATCGCGGGCAGCCTGCAGTACCGGCAGCTGGTCCGCTCGCTCCCGCTCCCGGGGCTCGGCTCCCTGCAGATCCGGCATGCCGCATCCGTGTCGGCGGCGGCCCTCGTGCCGTACCGGCACCTGACCGAACTCGTGCTGATCAGGTGCGCGTTCGAGGGGACGCTGGAGCCGCTGACCGAGCTGCCCGGGCTGCGGCTTCTCGTACTGCGCGAATGCCTCGGGACACTGGACCTCTCACCGTTCGCGGACACGGACGGGCTCGTGATCGAGGTGGACCGGCGCACCAGCGTGGTCGGCGGCGAGCGGCTCCCGCCGGGGCGGCTCGTGTTCAGGCACTGA
- a CDS encoding sterol desaturase family protein — translation MPNLPDVVLWSIPAFVLLTVIEVVSYRLHPDEDAAGYDTKDAVTSVAMGLGSIGFDLLWKIPVVAVFTAVYELTPLRVPFLWWTALLMLLLQDFLYYWQHRLHHVIRILWACHVVHHSSRRFNLTTALRQPWTSATTWWFYLPMVALGVHPAAIPFCYGLNLLYQFWVHTERIGKLPRAYEYVFNTPSHHRVHHASQGGYLDRNFGGILIIWDRMFGSWVGETDKPVYGLTKNINTHNPLRVATHEYAAIARDVRAARSWRERAGRVFRGPGWQPAPAPVPAPAAEPATAPEHAA, via the coding sequence ATGCCGAACCTGCCCGATGTCGTGCTGTGGTCCATACCTGCCTTCGTGCTGCTCACCGTCATTGAGGTGGTGAGCTACCGGCTCCATCCCGACGAGGACGCCGCCGGCTACGACACCAAGGACGCGGTCACGAGCGTCGCCATGGGGCTCGGCAGCATCGGCTTCGACCTGCTCTGGAAGATCCCGGTCGTCGCCGTCTTCACGGCGGTCTACGAACTGACCCCGCTGCGGGTCCCGTTCCTGTGGTGGACCGCCCTGCTGATGCTGCTCCTCCAGGACTTCCTCTACTACTGGCAGCACCGGCTCCACCACGTCATCCGCATCCTGTGGGCCTGTCACGTGGTCCACCACAGCAGCCGTCGGTTCAACCTCACCACCGCCCTGCGCCAGCCCTGGACCAGCGCGACCACCTGGTGGTTCTACCTGCCGATGGTCGCCCTCGGCGTGCACCCGGCCGCGATCCCGTTCTGCTACGGCCTGAACCTCCTCTACCAGTTCTGGGTCCACACCGAGCGCATCGGAAAGCTGCCGCGCGCCTACGAGTACGTCTTCAACACCCCCTCGCACCACCGCGTCCACCACGCCTCCCAGGGCGGCTACCTGGACCGCAACTTCGGCGGCATCCTGATCATCTGGGACCGGATGTTCGGCTCCTGGGTCGGGGAGACCGACAAGCCCGTCTACGGGCTCACCAAGAACATCAACACCCACAACCCGCTGCGCGTGGCCACGCACGAGTACGCCGCCATCGCCCGCGACGTCCGCGCCGCCCGCAGCTGGCGCGAGCGGGCGGGCCGCGTCTTCCGCGGCCCCGGCTGGCAGCCCGCACCAGCACCCGTACCCGCCCCCGCCGCCGAGCCCGCGACCGCCCCGGAGCACGCCGCGTGA